Proteins from a genomic interval of Gadus morhua chromosome 19, gadMor3.0, whole genome shotgun sequence:
- the scarb1 gene encoding scavenger receptor class B member 1 isoform X3 gives MAIITSKVTIGFVVAGLLAVSFGTVLVFVGPMIIDDQIIKNTVIDPNNEIAYPMWKDIPVPFYMSVYFFNVLNPKEVLLGEKPMVEERGPYVYRKRCQKDNITFHPNFTVSYREYRQYYFEPSMSVGNESDVVTIPNMLVLGAAVMMEKLPFAVRMMMSATFKTFKEGPFLTKPVGELMWGYDSGLVDFLNKYLPGMLPTKGKFGLFSEFNNSNTGLFNIHTGKDDISKVHKVDSWNGLKKLTNWGTPQCNMMNGTAGQMWPPFMTPKTTLPFYSPDACRSMELVYQRPGVMQGIPLYRYVAPKTLFANGSDYAPNEGFCPCRQSGILNVSSCRHNSPVFISHPHFYNADPVLRDFVGGLSPNEDEHGLFIDIHPMTGVPLNVSIRLQLNLFMKRVSAITETGKIADVVMPMIWFEESGYIDGPILDTFHTNLVVLPAVMEYTQYIFISLGLLTIIVALLVHRRSKRSETANSMMFTSTTNLVSGKELVNEKHTQKN, from the exons ATGGCCATTATTACATCTAAGGTGACAATTGGATTCGTAGTCGCAGGGTTACTTGCGGTGTCTTTCGGGACAGTGCTTGTGTTTGTAGGACCGATGATTATTGATGACCAAATAATAAAG AACACCGTGATAGACCCGAACAATGAGATCGCATACCCAATGTGGAAGGACATCCCTGTCCCCTTCTACATGTCAGTGTacttcttcaacgtcctcaacCCGAAGGAGGTTCTGCTGGGGGAGAAACccatggtggaggagaggggacctTACGTGTACAG GAAGCGCTGTCAGAAAGACAACATCACCTTTCACCCAAACTTCACCGTGTCCTACCGGGAGTACCGGCAGTACTACTTTGAGCCCAGCATGTCGGTTGGGAATGAGTCGGACGTGGTCACCATCCCCAACATGTTGGTGCTG GGCGCGGCGGTAATGATGGAGAAGTTGCCGTTTGCTGTTCGTATGATGATGAGCGCCACATTCAAGACCTTCAAGGAAGGCCCCTTCCTGACCAAGCCCGTGGGAGAGCTGATGTGGGGCTACGACAGCGGCCTGGTCGACTTCCTCAACAAATACCTGCCCGGGATGCTGCCCACCAAGGGGAAGTTTGGCCTGTTCTCCGAG TTCAACAACTCAAACACTGGGCTCTTCAACATCCACACCGGCAAAGATGACATCAGTAAAGTTCATAAAGTGGACTCTTGGAATGGCCTCAAGAAG CTGACCAACTGGGGGACCCCCCAGTGTAACATGATGAATGGAACAGCAGGCCAGATGTGGCCCCCATTCATGACCCCAAAGACCACGTTACCCTTCTACAGTCCTGATGCCTGCAG GTCCATGGAGCTGGTGTATCAGAGGCCGGGGGTCATGCAGGGCATTCCTCTCTATCGCTACGTCGCTCCCAAGACTCTGTTTGCCAACGGCTCGGACTACGCTCCCAACGAGGGCTTCTGTCCCTGCAGGCAGTCCGGCATCCTCAACGTCAGCAGTTGTCGCCACA ACTCCCCAGTGTTCATCTCCCACCCCCACTTCTACAACGCCGACCCTGTCCTGCGCGACTTCGTCGGGGGACTCAGCCCCAATGAGGACGAACACGGCCTCTTCATAGACATTCACCCC ATGACGGGTGTTCCACTGAACGTGTCCATACGTCTCCAACTAAATCTGTTCATGAAGCGCGTTTCGGCAATTAC GGAAACTGGGAAGATAGCGGATGTGGTGATGCCCATGATCTGgtttgaggag AGTGGCTACATTGACGGGCCCATCCTGGACACCTTCCACACCAACCTGGTGGTGTTGCCGGCGGTGATGGAGTACACGCAGTACATATTCATCAGCCTGGGCCTGCTCACCATCATCGTGGCCCTGCTTGTGCACAGGCGCTCCAAG AGGTCCGAGACGGCCAATAGCATGATGTTCACATCCACAACGAACCTG GTGTCAGGGAAAGAGCTTGTAAATGAAAAACATACCCAGAAAAACTGA
- the scarb1 gene encoding scavenger receptor class B member 1 isoform X4 translates to MAIITSKVTIGFVVAGLLAVSFGTVLVFVGPMIIDDQIIKNTVIDPNNEIAYPMWKDIPVPFYMSVYFFNVLNPKEVLLGEKPMVEERGPYVYRKRCQKDNITFHPNFTVSYREYRQYYFEPSMSVGNESDVVTIPNMLVLGAAVMMEKLPFAVRMMMSATFKTFKEGPFLTKPVGELMWGYDSGLVDFLNKYLPGMLPTKGKFGLFSEFNNSNTGLFNIHTGKDDISKVHKVDSWNGLKKLTNWGTPQCNMMNGTAGQMWPPFMTPKTTLPFYSPDACRSMELVYQRPGVMQGIPLYRYVAPKTLFANGSDYAPNEGFCPCRQSGILNVSSCRHNSPVFISHPHFYNADPVLRDFVGGLSPNEDEHGLFIDIHPMTGVPLNVSIRLQLNLFMKRVSAITETGKIADVVMPMIWFEESGYIDGPILDTFHTNLVVLPAVMEYTQYIFISLGLLTIIVALLVHRRSKVSGKELVNEKHTQKN, encoded by the exons ATGGCCATTATTACATCTAAGGTGACAATTGGATTCGTAGTCGCAGGGTTACTTGCGGTGTCTTTCGGGACAGTGCTTGTGTTTGTAGGACCGATGATTATTGATGACCAAATAATAAAG AACACCGTGATAGACCCGAACAATGAGATCGCATACCCAATGTGGAAGGACATCCCTGTCCCCTTCTACATGTCAGTGTacttcttcaacgtcctcaacCCGAAGGAGGTTCTGCTGGGGGAGAAACccatggtggaggagaggggacctTACGTGTACAG GAAGCGCTGTCAGAAAGACAACATCACCTTTCACCCAAACTTCACCGTGTCCTACCGGGAGTACCGGCAGTACTACTTTGAGCCCAGCATGTCGGTTGGGAATGAGTCGGACGTGGTCACCATCCCCAACATGTTGGTGCTG GGCGCGGCGGTAATGATGGAGAAGTTGCCGTTTGCTGTTCGTATGATGATGAGCGCCACATTCAAGACCTTCAAGGAAGGCCCCTTCCTGACCAAGCCCGTGGGAGAGCTGATGTGGGGCTACGACAGCGGCCTGGTCGACTTCCTCAACAAATACCTGCCCGGGATGCTGCCCACCAAGGGGAAGTTTGGCCTGTTCTCCGAG TTCAACAACTCAAACACTGGGCTCTTCAACATCCACACCGGCAAAGATGACATCAGTAAAGTTCATAAAGTGGACTCTTGGAATGGCCTCAAGAAG CTGACCAACTGGGGGACCCCCCAGTGTAACATGATGAATGGAACAGCAGGCCAGATGTGGCCCCCATTCATGACCCCAAAGACCACGTTACCCTTCTACAGTCCTGATGCCTGCAG GTCCATGGAGCTGGTGTATCAGAGGCCGGGGGTCATGCAGGGCATTCCTCTCTATCGCTACGTCGCTCCCAAGACTCTGTTTGCCAACGGCTCGGACTACGCTCCCAACGAGGGCTTCTGTCCCTGCAGGCAGTCCGGCATCCTCAACGTCAGCAGTTGTCGCCACA ACTCCCCAGTGTTCATCTCCCACCCCCACTTCTACAACGCCGACCCTGTCCTGCGCGACTTCGTCGGGGGACTCAGCCCCAATGAGGACGAACACGGCCTCTTCATAGACATTCACCCC ATGACGGGTGTTCCACTGAACGTGTCCATACGTCTCCAACTAAATCTGTTCATGAAGCGCGTTTCGGCAATTAC GGAAACTGGGAAGATAGCGGATGTGGTGATGCCCATGATCTGgtttgaggag AGTGGCTACATTGACGGGCCCATCCTGGACACCTTCCACACCAACCTGGTGGTGTTGCCGGCGGTGATGGAGTACACGCAGTACATATTCATCAGCCTGGGCCTGCTCACCATCATCGTGGCCCTGCTTGTGCACAGGCGCTCCAAG GTGTCAGGGAAAGAGCTTGTAAATGAAAAACATACCCAGAAAAACTGA
- the scarb1 gene encoding scavenger receptor class B member 1 isoform X1, translating to MHIDKSKVAIIFMVLGSLTVLFGIIVVFAGPLIIDDQIIKNTVIDPNNEIAYPMWKDIPVPFYMSVYFFNVLNPKEVLLGEKPMVEERGPYVYRKRCQKDNITFHPNFTVSYREYRQYYFEPSMSVGNESDVVTIPNMLVLGAAVMMEKLPFAVRMMMSATFKTFKEGPFLTKPVGELMWGYDSGLVDFLNKYLPGMLPTKGKFGLFSEFNNSNTGLFNIHTGKDDISKVHKVDSWNGLKKLTNWGTPQCNMMNGTAGQMWPPFMTPKTTLPFYSPDACRSMELVYQRPGVMQGIPLYRYVAPKTLFANGSDYAPNEGFCPCRQSGILNVSSCRHNSPVFISHPHFYNADPVLRDFVGGLSPNEDEHGLFIDIHPMTGVPLNVSIRLQLNLFMKRVSAITETGKIADVVMPMIWFEESGYIDGPILDTFHTNLVVLPAVMEYTQYIFISLGLLTIIVALLVHRRSKNLKDSTGASNGDGLVSGPPSEKTPLLHDGTMD from the exons AACACCGTGATAGACCCGAACAATGAGATCGCATACCCAATGTGGAAGGACATCCCTGTCCCCTTCTACATGTCAGTGTacttcttcaacgtcctcaacCCGAAGGAGGTTCTGCTGGGGGAGAAACccatggtggaggagaggggacctTACGTGTACAG GAAGCGCTGTCAGAAAGACAACATCACCTTTCACCCAAACTTCACCGTGTCCTACCGGGAGTACCGGCAGTACTACTTTGAGCCCAGCATGTCGGTTGGGAATGAGTCGGACGTGGTCACCATCCCCAACATGTTGGTGCTG GGCGCGGCGGTAATGATGGAGAAGTTGCCGTTTGCTGTTCGTATGATGATGAGCGCCACATTCAAGACCTTCAAGGAAGGCCCCTTCCTGACCAAGCCCGTGGGAGAGCTGATGTGGGGCTACGACAGCGGCCTGGTCGACTTCCTCAACAAATACCTGCCCGGGATGCTGCCCACCAAGGGGAAGTTTGGCCTGTTCTCCGAG TTCAACAACTCAAACACTGGGCTCTTCAACATCCACACCGGCAAAGATGACATCAGTAAAGTTCATAAAGTGGACTCTTGGAATGGCCTCAAGAAG CTGACCAACTGGGGGACCCCCCAGTGTAACATGATGAATGGAACAGCAGGCCAGATGTGGCCCCCATTCATGACCCCAAAGACCACGTTACCCTTCTACAGTCCTGATGCCTGCAG GTCCATGGAGCTGGTGTATCAGAGGCCGGGGGTCATGCAGGGCATTCCTCTCTATCGCTACGTCGCTCCCAAGACTCTGTTTGCCAACGGCTCGGACTACGCTCCCAACGAGGGCTTCTGTCCCTGCAGGCAGTCCGGCATCCTCAACGTCAGCAGTTGTCGCCACA ACTCCCCAGTGTTCATCTCCCACCCCCACTTCTACAACGCCGACCCTGTCCTGCGCGACTTCGTCGGGGGACTCAGCCCCAATGAGGACGAACACGGCCTCTTCATAGACATTCACCCC ATGACGGGTGTTCCACTGAACGTGTCCATACGTCTCCAACTAAATCTGTTCATGAAGCGCGTTTCGGCAATTAC GGAAACTGGGAAGATAGCGGATGTGGTGATGCCCATGATCTGgtttgaggag AGTGGCTACATTGACGGGCCCATCCTGGACACCTTCCACACCAACCTGGTGGTGTTGCCGGCGGTGATGGAGTACACGCAGTACATATTCATCAGCCTGGGCCTGCTCACCATCATCGTGGCCCTGCTTGTGCACAGGCGCTCCAAG AATCTAAAAGATAGCACGGGTGCTAGCAACGGAGACGGACTCGTGAGCGGACCACCCAGCGAGAAGACCCCTCTGCTTCACGATGGAACCAtggactaa
- the scarb1 gene encoding scavenger receptor class B member 1 isoform X2 has product MAIITSKVTIGFVVAGLLAVSFGTVLVFVGPMIIDDQIIKNTVIDPNNEIAYPMWKDIPVPFYMSVYFFNVLNPKEVLLGEKPMVEERGPYVYRKRCQKDNITFHPNFTVSYREYRQYYFEPSMSVGNESDVVTIPNMLVLGAAVMMEKLPFAVRMMMSATFKTFKEGPFLTKPVGELMWGYDSGLVDFLNKYLPGMLPTKGKFGLFSEFNNSNTGLFNIHTGKDDISKVHKVDSWNGLKKLTNWGTPQCNMMNGTAGQMWPPFMTPKTTLPFYSPDACRSMELVYQRPGVMQGIPLYRYVAPKTLFANGSDYAPNEGFCPCRQSGILNVSSCRHNSPVFISHPHFYNADPVLRDFVGGLSPNEDEHGLFIDIHPMTGVPLNVSIRLQLNLFMKRVSAITETGKIADVVMPMIWFEESGYIDGPILDTFHTNLVVLPAVMEYTQYIFISLGLLTIIVALLVHRRSKNLKDSTGASNGDGLVSGPPSEKTPLLHDGTMD; this is encoded by the exons ATGGCCATTATTACATCTAAGGTGACAATTGGATTCGTAGTCGCAGGGTTACTTGCGGTGTCTTTCGGGACAGTGCTTGTGTTTGTAGGACCGATGATTATTGATGACCAAATAATAAAG AACACCGTGATAGACCCGAACAATGAGATCGCATACCCAATGTGGAAGGACATCCCTGTCCCCTTCTACATGTCAGTGTacttcttcaacgtcctcaacCCGAAGGAGGTTCTGCTGGGGGAGAAACccatggtggaggagaggggacctTACGTGTACAG GAAGCGCTGTCAGAAAGACAACATCACCTTTCACCCAAACTTCACCGTGTCCTACCGGGAGTACCGGCAGTACTACTTTGAGCCCAGCATGTCGGTTGGGAATGAGTCGGACGTGGTCACCATCCCCAACATGTTGGTGCTG GGCGCGGCGGTAATGATGGAGAAGTTGCCGTTTGCTGTTCGTATGATGATGAGCGCCACATTCAAGACCTTCAAGGAAGGCCCCTTCCTGACCAAGCCCGTGGGAGAGCTGATGTGGGGCTACGACAGCGGCCTGGTCGACTTCCTCAACAAATACCTGCCCGGGATGCTGCCCACCAAGGGGAAGTTTGGCCTGTTCTCCGAG TTCAACAACTCAAACACTGGGCTCTTCAACATCCACACCGGCAAAGATGACATCAGTAAAGTTCATAAAGTGGACTCTTGGAATGGCCTCAAGAAG CTGACCAACTGGGGGACCCCCCAGTGTAACATGATGAATGGAACAGCAGGCCAGATGTGGCCCCCATTCATGACCCCAAAGACCACGTTACCCTTCTACAGTCCTGATGCCTGCAG GTCCATGGAGCTGGTGTATCAGAGGCCGGGGGTCATGCAGGGCATTCCTCTCTATCGCTACGTCGCTCCCAAGACTCTGTTTGCCAACGGCTCGGACTACGCTCCCAACGAGGGCTTCTGTCCCTGCAGGCAGTCCGGCATCCTCAACGTCAGCAGTTGTCGCCACA ACTCCCCAGTGTTCATCTCCCACCCCCACTTCTACAACGCCGACCCTGTCCTGCGCGACTTCGTCGGGGGACTCAGCCCCAATGAGGACGAACACGGCCTCTTCATAGACATTCACCCC ATGACGGGTGTTCCACTGAACGTGTCCATACGTCTCCAACTAAATCTGTTCATGAAGCGCGTTTCGGCAATTAC GGAAACTGGGAAGATAGCGGATGTGGTGATGCCCATGATCTGgtttgaggag AGTGGCTACATTGACGGGCCCATCCTGGACACCTTCCACACCAACCTGGTGGTGTTGCCGGCGGTGATGGAGTACACGCAGTACATATTCATCAGCCTGGGCCTGCTCACCATCATCGTGGCCCTGCTTGTGCACAGGCGCTCCAAG AATCTAAAAGATAGCACGGGTGCTAGCAACGGAGACGGACTCGTGAGCGGACCACCCAGCGAGAAGACCCCTCTGCTTCACGATGGAACCAtggactaa